In Zingiber officinale cultivar Zhangliang chromosome 11B, Zo_v1.1, whole genome shotgun sequence, a single window of DNA contains:
- the LOC122033715 gene encoding receptor-like protein kinase HSL1 — protein MRSSSMLPLFIFFIPHLSFSLNQEGLSLLFAKSFLSDPYNVLSNWNPADSNPCNWTGVTCVAAASVTAVDLSSSALSGPFPSALCSLPHLTFLSLSNNGINSSLSASALRGCSALTHLDLSQNLLVGPLPASLPSQLPDLLHLELTQNNFSGEVPASFGNFPRLQSLSLVGNQLTGSLPSFLANLSSLSELNLSYNDFAPSPVPPAFANLTQLRVLWLAGCNLIGHIPPDLGRLSSLMNLDLAYNSLTGSIPESLAGLSSVVQIELYSNSLSGPFPVGFSNLTQLRFLDASMNHLSGRIPDDVFLAPNIENLQLYENNLVGQIPLTISRCKNLFDLRLFSNRLTGSLPANFGKNCPLSFLDLSDNFLSGEIPVGLCDGGALRELLLLNNSFSGRLPENLGRCRTLTRARLPNNCLSGEVPYSFWGLPHLWLLELSGNSFFGSISPAISTAANLSMLLLSDNQFSGPIPEEIGTLSNMYEFSAANNRLSGSLPVSMRKLSKLGELDLHNNSLSGELLRGVQSWKKLSQLNLADNELSGSIPSEIGDLPVLNYLDLSGNELNGEIPMELQNLKLIQFNLSNNQFSGRLPPLLAAQAYQNSFLGNPGLCGDLITGLCPRVKGERNPEREIIMWLLRSLIVLLALVLVLVAVCFYWRNRNPNLALPAVDRLKLKLTSFHKLVLSENEILNCLDEDNVIGTGASGKVYRVVLENGDTVAVKKLWGASKKGCVHEGFGDGFEAEVATLGKVRHKNIVKLWCCVTHNDCKLLVYEYMPNGSLGDKLHGSKGAQLEWPTRLKIAMDAAEGLAYLHHDCVPPIVHRDVKSNNILLDAEFGAKVSDFGLAKAIEKGRQSMSIVAGSCGYIAPEYAYTLRVTEKSDIYSFGVVILELVTGRVPVDPEFGEKDFVKWVGCVIEQKGVENVIDQRLDLCFKEEIRKVLNIGLLCTDSLPTNRPSMRTVVKKLLEVAHDNMLKPSIKDPKQA, from the exons ATGCGCTCTTCTTCCATGCTTCCTCTCTTCATCTTCTTTATTCCACACCTCTCTTTCTCCCTCAACCAAGAAGGACTCTCCCTTCTCTTCGCTAAGAGCTTCCTCTCTGACCCCTACAATGTCCTGTCCAACTGGAACCCTGCGGACTCCAACCCCTGCAACTGGACCGGGGTAACTTGCGTCGCCGCCGCCTCCGTCACGGCCGTCGACCTATCCAGCTCCGCTCTCTCAGGTCCCTTCCCTTCTGCGCTCTGCAGCCTCCCTCATCTCACCTTTCTCTCCCTTTCCAACAATGGAATCAACTCCTCGTTGTCCGCTTCCGCGCTCCGAGGCTGCTCCGCCCTTACCCATCTCGACCTCTCGCAGAATCTGCTCGTCGGCCCGCTCCCGGCTTCGCTTCCTTCGCAGCTCCCCGACCTCTTGCACCTGGAATTGACGCAGAACAATTTCTCCGGCGAAGTGCCGGCGTCTTTTGGAAATTTCCCGCGCCTCCAATCGCTCTCCTTGGTGGGGAACCAGCTCACCGGTTCGCTGCCTTCGTTCTTAGCCAATTTGTCTTCTCTAAGCGAGCTTAATCTCTCTTACAACGACTTCGCTCCGTCTCCGGTTCCGCCCGCCTTTGCTAACCTCACGCAGCTTCGCGTGCTCTGGCTCGCCGGCTGTAACCTCATCGGCCACATTCCGCCAGACCTCGGCCGCCTTTCCTCCCTAATGAATCTCGACCTCGCTTATAATTCTCTCACCGGCAGTATTCCCGAATCTCTCGCTGGATTGTCGTCGGTGGTCCAAATTGAGCTCTACTCTAATTCGCTTTCCGGTCCATTTCCGGTAGGCTTCTCCAACCTTACCCAACTCCGGTTCCTCGACGCTTCCATGAACCACCTCTCCGGGCGCATCCCCGATGACGTTTTCCTCGCTCCAAACATTGAAAATTTGCAGCTTTACGAGAATAATCTAGTAGGGCAGATCCCTCTGACTATTTCCCGGTGCAAAAATCTTTTCGACCTCCGGTTATTCTCCAACCGCCTCACCGGCTCTCTTCCGGCTAATTTTGGCAAGAACTGTCCTCTTAGCTTTCTTGATCTCTCCGACAACTTTCTCTCCGGCGAAATTCCCGTCGGTTTATGTGACGGCGGGGCTCTGAGGGAGCTTCTCTTGCTAAATAATTCATTTTCAGGTAGGTTGCCGGAGAATCTTGGCAGGTGTAGGACACTGACTCGCGCACGACTCCCTAACAATTGTCTTTCCGGCGAGGTCCCGTACTCCTTTTGGGGACTGCCTCACTTGTGGCTGCTCGAGTTATCCGGTAATTCCTTTTTTGGCAGCATCTCGCCAGCTATATCCACTGCGGCTAATCTATCCATGCTTCTACTCTCCGACAACCAATTTAGTGGTCCTATTCCGGAGGAAATCGGAACTCTGTCTAACATGTACGAGTTCTCGGCAGCCAACAACCGCCTCTCAGGATCTCTGCCGGTTAGCATGCGGAAACTCTCTAAGCTCGGAGAGTTAGATCTCCACAACAATTCCCTCTCCGGTGAGCTCCTCAGGGGTGTCCAATCATGGAAGAAACTTAGCCAGCTGAACCTCGCCGATAATGAGTTATCTGGTAGCATTCCGTCGGAGATTGGAGATCTCCCGGTGCTCAACTATCTCGATCTCTCAGGGAATGAACTCAACGGAGAGATTCCAATGGAGTTGCAAAATCTAAAACTCATTCAATTCAACCTATCCAACAACCAGTTCTCCGGCCGCCTTCCTCCTCTGCTTGCAGCACAGGCTTATCAGAACAGCTTCTTAGGCAATCCCGGCCTATGCGGGGACTTGATCACTGGCCTTTGTCCTCGTGTGAAAGGCGAAAGGAATCCGGAACGTGAAATTATCATGTGGCTTCTTCGATCGTTGATTGTACTCTTAGCCCTCGTGCTAGTTCTTGTGGCAGTTTGTTTCTATTGGAGGAACAGGAACCCGAATCTGGCACTTCCAGCAGTAGACAGACTAAAATTGAAGCTCACTTCCTTCCATAAGCTTGTACTCAGTGAGAATGAAATCTTGAATTGCCTCGACGAAGACAACGTGATAGGAACCGGAGCCTCCGGCAAGGTCTACAGGGTCGTGCTCGAGAACGGCGACACGGTCGCAGTGAAAAAACTCTGGGGCGCCTCGAAAAAAGGCTGCGTTCACGAGGGATTCGGGGATGGCTTCGAAGCAGAGGTGGCAACCTTGGGGAAGGTAAGGCACAAGAACATCGTGAAGCTATGGTGCTGCGTCACGCACAACGACTGCAAGCTCCTTGTCTACGAGTACATGCCAAACGGGAGCTTAGGAGACAAGCTCCACGGCAGCAAAGGAGCCCAGCTGGAGTGGCCGACGAGGCTGAAGATCGCCATGGATGCGGCGGAGGGGCTTGCCTACCTGCACCACGACTGTGTTCCACCCATCGTTCACCGAGACGTCAAGTCCAACAATATATTGTTAGATGCGGAGTTTGGCGCCAAAGTTTCAGACTTCGGCCTCGCGAAGGCCATCGAAAAAGGACGACAGTCCATGTCAATCGTCGCCGGCTCCTGCGGCTACATCGCTCCAG AGTATGCGTACACGCTGCGGGTTACTGAAAAGAGCGACATATATAGCTTCGGCGTGGTTATTCTTGAGCTCGTGACTGGAAGAGTTCCGGTGGATCCTGAGTTCGGAGAGAAGGATTTTGTCAAGTGGGTGGGCTGCGTGATAGAGCAGAAAGGAGTGGAGAACGTGATCGATCAGAGGCTCGATCTTTGTTTC
- the LOC122035191 gene encoding dnaJ homolog subfamily B member 4-like: protein MGVDYYKVLGVDKAAKDDDLKKAYRKLAMKWHPDKNPNNKSEAEAKFKQISEAYEVLSDPQKRAIYDQYGEEGLKGEVPPPGTDGSGSASFFSGSGPTVFRFNPRNADDIFAEFFGFSGPFGGMGGGTINGGVRGSGARFSSSLFGDDILGSAAFGGAEGPTSSRRLQKAAPIENVLPCSLEELYKGTTKKMKISREIADPSGKTLTVEEILAIDIKPGWKKGTKITFPEKGNERPNLIPADIVFIIDEKPHPVFAREGNDLVTIQKISLVEALTGYTAHLTTLDGRSLTIPINNNNAIHPAYEEVVPGEGMPLPKDPTKRGKLRIKFDIKFPSRLSPEQKAGIKRLLPA, encoded by the exons ATGGGCGTCGACTACTACAAGGTCCTAGGGGTCGACAAGGCTGCCAAGGACGATGACCTAAAGAAGGCCTACCGGAAGCTCGCCATGAAGTGGCACCCCGACAAGAACCCCAACAACAAGAGCGAAGCCGAGGCCAAGTTTAAGCAAATCTCCGAGGCGTACGAG GTGTTAAGCGACCCTCAGAAGCGCGCAATTTACGACCAATACGGCGAAGAAGGGCTGAAGGGGGAGGTTCCGCCGCCAGGGACCGATGGCTCCGGCAGCGCTTCCTTTTTCTCCGGAAGCGGTCCCACTGTCTTCCGCTTCAACCCCAGGAACGCCGACGACATATTCGCAGAGTTCTTTGGCTTCTCTGGTCCATTCGGTGGCATGGGAGGAGGAACAATCAACGGAGGCGTGCGCGGCAGCGGGGCGCGGTTCTCTAGCTCCCTTTTCGGCGACGACATCTTGGGATCGGCGGCGTTCGGCGGGGCGGAGGGGCCGACGAGCTCACGCCGGCTGCAGAAGGCTGCTCCGATCGAGAACGTGCTCCCCTGCAGCCTGGAGGAGTTGTACAAAGGCAccaccaagaagatgaagatctCCAGAGAGATCGCTGATCCAAGTGG gaaaacTTTGACCGTCGAGGAAATCCTCGCGATCGATATAAAACCCGGTTGGAAGAAGGGCACGAAGATTACATTCCCGGAGAAAGGAAACGAGCGCCCAAATCTGATCCCTGCCGACATCGTCTTCATCATAGACGAGAAGCCGCATCCTGTGTTCGCGAGGGAGGGGAACGACCTCGTCACAATACAAAAGATCTCCCTCGTGGAGGCATTAACCGGTTACACGGCGCATTTGACGACGTTGGATGGCAGAAGCCTGACGATTCCTATAAACAACAACAATGCGATTCATCCTGCTTATGAGGAGGTTGTTCCTGGGGAAGGCATGCCATTGCCCAAGGATCCAACCAAGAGAGGAAAGCTGAGGATCAAATTCGATATCAAATTCCCATCGAGGCTCAGTCCGGAGCAGAAGGCCGGAATTAAGAGGCTGCTACCTGCTTAA
- the LOC122034157 gene encoding uncharacterized protein LOC122034157, with translation MASGGSSSRTASVSRSFAFGADDVFGSYDYRDARDPSVVNRTDPRETSDNEMGRSLFSIPEQEDYSKESMICCVEKCMKKYVDEFKSVEKHIQEIHRSVYILRDKQELAETQKELAKLQILQNETLQKSENAIVQPVLDPKCQDDKSHTANLHLALVPPQAPSPAGASQQVPPYKELLMLHQAPATPSIHQGQIVVDEAGKYYYVHQSLPQYKDGLPAQPDLQNVLHRSQLQDAPIQATQTQTLIVNQNQSPPASQYKQLLHPQSDQQFQQLVMQHQPPVPHAQVKPQVVSSYLTYTTRSVNPVPKTFCSTMPAQVANSGGLQPVVICSEVAPFSYGSTDTSVSQPPTNHHAAESKQHSVCRSSLEPDLSKGSYMSSTGAMYSPIQYNLQAYNPAYNYSLSNLQPSAGNQQRPSSADLHRDPQLMQNHPYGEILEKAVAMGYDRNMALSNVQWMVENGQAVDFNSLINRLNRQVAGASARAW, from the exons ATGGCGTCGGGTGGATCCTCTAGCCGAACCGCCTCAGTCTCCAGGTCGTTCGCTTTTGGTGCTGATGATGTTTTCGGCTCCTATGACTATCGCGACGCCCGCGATCCTTCAGTCGTCAATCGAACAGATCCTCGG GAAACAAGTGATAATGAAATGGGCAGGTCATTATTTAGTATCCCTGAGCAAGAAGATTATTCTAAGGAGAGCATGATATGTTGTGTCGAGAAATGCATGAAGAAATATGTTGATGAA TTCAAGTCTGTGGAGAAGCATATTCAAGAG ATCCATAGGTCTGTCTATATTCTGAGAGACAAGCAAGAGCTTGCTGAAACTCAAAAGGAATTGGCAAAGCTTCAAATTTTGCAGAATGAAACTTTGCAGAAGAGTGAAAATGCTATTGTCCAACCAGTGTTGGACCCAAAATGTCAGGATGATAAATCACATACTGCAAACCTACACCTAGCTCTTGTTCCACCTCAGGCTCCTTCTCCCGCAGGAGCTTCCCAGCAAGTCCCACCATATAAAGAACTACTGATGCTGCATCAAGCACCTGCCACTCCTAGCATCCACCAAGGTCAAATTGTAGTTGATGAGGCTGGCAAATACTATTATGTGCATCAATCTTTGCCGCAGTATAAAGATGGGCTACCTGCACAACCTGATCTACAGAATGTTCTGCATAGATCCCAGTTGCAAGACGCCCCCATTCAAGCAACACAAACACAGACTCTGATAGTAAACCAGAATCAATCTCCACCAGCTTCTCAATACAAGCAGCTGTTACACCCTCAATCAGATCAGCAATTTCAGCAACTGGTAATGCAACATCAACCACCTGTTCCACATGCTCAAGTCAAGCCTCAAGTTGTATCATCATATCTTACTTACACAACTCGGTCCGTAAACCCTGTTCCCAAAACATTTTGCAGTACCATGCCCGCACAAGTTGCTAATTCAGGAGGCCTGCAACCTGTTGTGATATGCTCCGAAGTTGCTCCGTTTAGTTATGGATCTACTGACACCTCTGTATCTCAGCCACCCACAAATCATCATGCAGCGGAATCTAAACAGCATTCAGTTTGCCGGAGCTCTTTGGAGCCAGATCTTAGCAAGGGTTCTTACATGAGCAGTACTGGTGCAATGTATTCACCAATCCAGTACAATTTACAAGCTTACAACCCTGCTTACAACTATTCTCTGAGCAACCTTCAACCGTCTGCTGGGAATCAGCAACGGCCTTCTAGTGCAGATCTACACCGTGACCCTCAGCTGATGCAGAATCACCCGTATGGGGAGATTCTTGAGAAAGCTGTTGCAATGGGTTATGATAGAAATATGGCATTAAGCAATGTCCAGTGGATGGTTGAGAATGGCCAAGCCGTtgattttaattctttaattaacAGATTGAATCGACAAGTTGCAGGAGCATCTGCACGAGCTTGGTGA